agtttaaatcattttaataatatagTGTTTGATGACTTAGTAACAGCAACAGACAAACACTCCTTCTATGGATGAGGGGAGAACGGGCACTCCGTACTCCATTCACCCACtttacactgacactgagtGGGAACGCAGTAACAGTACTACATATCACCGTCAACTGTAAACACAGCgcagtaaaatacataaaagagTTTGAAATAAACGTGCAGATGTTTACCTTTgaagagtgtgagtgtgtggacaGTCTGTGGactctctgtgttgttgtcctctgtcttcttctaTGAGACtgaaagagacacaaagagagttTCATTTATCACAGTCTCCCTCCTTCTGTGTGATGATGACACTCATGTGGGAGTGTCTGTCATGACACACGACAGAAATCATCATGAAATTATAAaacacttaattaaaaaaaggtttgagtTTAACTACGTTAGAGCCGTCGTTTCATAGTTGacttgaaaagtgctatataattataatgattacatacagtatattcagcCCAATTTTGATTGTTTACATTGGAACTAACCGTGTAAATGACCCTGAGTTGTGTCTTTGCATGACACGttctataaaaataaagattattattaaaaGTAGAAGAAGTTTTGTATTTTACTCACAGGAAACGGCAGagttctcttctcttctcttctcttctcttctcttctcttctcttctcttctcttctctcctccagtTCTACCGCTGATCATGATCCATTTATACTTTCCACagggcgtgtgtgtgggtgtgtgtgtgtgtgtgtgttaatagaTAATTGGACTTCCTGTAACGATCCAAGATAATGGCTTAAAAAAAATTCTGGGGAAATCATTATGAGCcattatgtaacatttgggaAGGCGTTTGTGGTAATATGGCTTTGAATATTTAATTCATtcctccattcattcatttattcattcattcattacaaaGCTGTGGAAATCAGTCCACTCTTGTTTAAAGTGGACTGGTCGTCACTAAGTGTTTGTCCGGGAAACTTTCTGAAACACTGACGTCAAAAACTTCcctgtagaaaataaaaaggttgaaaacattaaaacaaaaattaagTTTCTTTCAAACTAAAGGAAGCAACTTGTACTTCCTCTAGTAATTTtcaaaatttgtaattttacttttacttaagttttTGTAtgtaaggacaggtgaacgatggggaggacaggtgaacgaggttgaggacaggtgaatgatggtgaggacaggtgaacgaggttgaggacaggtgaatgatgtggacaggtgaacgatggtGAGGAAAGGTGAACGaggttgaggacaggtgaacgatggtgaggacaggtgaacgatggtgaggacaggtggtgaatgatggtgaggacaggtgaacgagggtgaggacaggtgaacgatggtgaggacaggtgaatgttgtgGAAAGGTGAAcgatggtgaggacaggtgaacaatggtgaggacaggtgaatgatgaggacaggtgaacgatgaggacaggtcaatgatgaggaaaggtgaatgtgaggacaggtgaacgatggtgaggacaggtgaatattgaggacaggtgaacggcggggacaggtgaatggcgaggacaggtgaacgatggtGAGGAGAAGGGGattgacgaggacaggtgaattttcattttaatatttttacttgtatgtgtgtattttttataccgtgttttttttccattttcataaCACAATTATGCTAAAGTGTCaactttcttcttttattctttgttcGATGGAATTTATAAATTTGACCCAGAATTTACTAATttactgtctctgctgtttTGGGTTTGCGGTTGTGCGTTGTCCCCAGGATGCAACTATGTGCGAGTGCCCGTCTCTTTTGTGTGTAACTGATCCCGCCTCGTTGGTAACAGGAAGAAGCATTTGTGTTATCTAGTGTTACGTGAATGAGATTAGTGGAGGTCAGTTTGGTTGTTGCGGggacagaaaaacactgttttgcACTCTGACTTTTCTGTATCCCACGTTAGTTTAGGGCTGCTGTTCTCATGTGTATTTCGGTTTTTGGGGAGCAGTATAGTTAGtgaggtttttttatttaatctagGCTCCAGattccttttgttctttttatttattgagcaTCCACTCGCCCTTTGTTTCCCGTTAGTACCTCACCTATTGTGTTAATTGAAGCAATTtgatattataattaataaatatctTTGTTTAACCGTTAAACATCTGTTTTTTATGTTACTTCCTTCTACCCCTTTAGCCTGGTCGTAACACACATGATCTCAATTTGTGAATGTTTTGTTCACAAGcctacagtgtttttgtgtgtttcaggtttttctttggaaacaaaaacaacagtaatgTAATCATGTTGATTGAGTCTCCTCCCAAGAAACAAGGTTCCAGTAAACGCTGTCACTCTCTTTACTTTATTGTAGGAACCACCAAGCAAGaggaaattatgagataatgtTGCTGTAACATAAAGAAATAGCAGGGTATTGAATCTTGACCTGGTGATCCCAGAGTCCCAAAACATGGGTGGACATATTCTGTCAATAAAACGGCAACTTTCCAGTCCgttaaaaaccaacaacagtGATGCGCTGGATGTTCCTCTATCAGAGCTTTCTCAGAAATGGAATTTCCTCAGAGTCTTATCTTCTCCATGAGGAGGAAATGCAATTTTCTGACAATcctaaagccttttttttcatatagCTGCATAATCTAAGTTTACATCAgaattctttttgttttcatcgcCGTGGGTTCATCTGTAAGTTTGTCCACCTGGAAGCGTCTCCTGTCCACAGTTTTTGACGCTTCAATCGGACTTTTTTGTGATCACCCATGTACGTTTTGGTAAGAGTCTACCCACTCATGGCATCACAAAAACTTGATTTGAATAAAATGTGGTACTTTGCAGGATCAGACACTCAGTATAACTTTCAtccagatctgatccagattatggaTTAGGCGTTAATTTGAATGTAACATGGTTCAGTGCCATCGAACAAATTCAGATTGATTCGATGGCAATACTATAAGCAGGTAACGCTCACACTTATGTggcaaatgttaaaaatgttgttgaacAGGTACAGGAGGACATTTGAAGTtttatgagagaaaaaaaatatggtaAGATAaaatcctctctctctgtaaggctgaacaggaaatgtttttttttttcagtgcttATATTCACAACATTGAAGATTTTTACATATAAACCCAAAGAGAAAGTTTAAACCTCCCTtatttgtgtcatgttttataACCAACTGTcctaaaataagacaaaaaagaaccTTTGATAAAGTGATCATGGAAATCCccaccaaaaaataaaaaaaatatatatatcaaaacTAACTTTGCAAAATGTTATGTTCTGCAACCCACACTGAAAAGATTAGATCACATGACTTCAAAGGATATGAAAATGACCACAGGATTAAACCCGAGAGATTAGAAAGCACAAAATGCCAAAACAATCATCATAAATGCTATGAAGGAGTGACTGAGACCTTATTTGTGTTaaagctggtgtttgtgtaatgGTTTTGTTAAAAGGTGTTAAATAACGgggcttttccatgatacagttctagctctactCGGCTCGACTCGGTTTTGTATGAGGTTTGTTTGTTCTAATTTTCTTTTAGTCCAGTAcatttacttgtacttaagtaaaatgtggTACTtgtacttgagtagaatattttcagtactctttccacctctggtcaAAGTCCTCGCAACCTAATCCTCGATTTAGgattccaaaatggctgccaacaacaacaaaaagaactcTGCTACTTTCACTGTTGATTGCATTTCTGTCTCATTCATTTCACATGGAGTCAGTCGTAAGCATAGTTCTGTTGAATTTCTATCTGTCCACGGTGATGCTAACCACGGCTAGCattcgtgtttttttttcctgatttctCAACTGGAACGTAGTGAACTCTGAGGTTACGTTGCTCCCTTGTTCGAACTCCTGACGTATATTGAACACACCATACATGCTGTGACGAATGCTAACAGTGCTAACAGGAAGGACGTTagctaaaaaaaagttgatttgaTTTGGGACAGCGGCTGTAACATTATCTCAGTGAACTTCTTTCAAGTAGCCTATAAACCATTTACCTGAAATTGCTGTTCCAGGTAGTAAAAATATCAGTATTAATATCTTTATAGGTGAACTAGCTTGTTTTAGCTTAGTTCTGGTACGTGTGAAGACCTATCAAACTGATTTTACATGTATTTGTGAATAATACAAGGTGCACTAATTCATTTCTGTCAAGTCTGTCCTCGTCCACGCAAAACATTACAAACAAGTTCTCATTATACACGTTTGTAGGGGTGAGGGTGGAGGAGGGACAAAACAAACGCATTAAAATAGTAACACACACGTCAAGGAAGTCTGTAGAAACTTCAAAACGGTGTCAAATTGTGGTAAAACATTTACAAGCGTCATTAAGAGTTGCCTTTAGTCAGCGTTTAAAGGCAGAGATAAAAGCAtccagtttcagtgtttttttgtaataagtTCCAGTCGTTTGATGcagcaaaatgaaaatgacagttATTCCAAAGCGAAAAATTGGTTGTTCATTTTAAAGACAAccagtttatttgtgtttttatcaaagTACTTACCCATTTACTGATGTACAACCTGGTTTCTAGCATTTAAAATAAGTCAAATCAGCCGAACTAAATCTTTAGCTCGATATtttaacaaacagacacaacGCTGGTTGCAATCTCAACAACTTGTACTAGAAAAGTCTCAGGTTTTCACTTGTTGGCAAACTACCAATAGTTTGCAAAAGAGAATTAACATAAAGCATTAAAATTGCTCCAACATCACATCACTCGATGTGATGCAAACAGTGCAGTATGTGTTCATCCAGCAAATGTCTTTCCCAACTAATTGCACACAGGTGGGAATCATGTGTCTTCATAGGAAATAATCACTGACTGTTTGCAGTCTCACGTCAGCAGCTGCATCATTCAGATGTCACACAGGAAGTTTTCACTAACACTGTCTGTTGTGGATGGTTTCTTCCTGCAGGCACTGAGGGCATCTGGTACCTCAGATTATTCCAGAACCTTCTGCTGGAGTACAATTTGGTGAGTTTGTTGGTGCCAAGAAAGTCTTTCGTCCACTTCAAAGCTCCTTGTTTCCTCTTAATGTAACGAAGAGACTCTGGCAGGCGGCTGTAATCCCCCGCGCCATCTGGTACAAGAGTTTTGATTACAGTCAATTTAAAGGGAAGTCAACAGATATAAGATATGATAAGTCAAAGAGTTGCGTCAATGAACGTTTCCATGAGCCACAGgtgacgtccaacacaagaatcaaagccaacaatgccgaactgcagatcagttaatGAAGACTTAAAAATGGATTAGGCGTTAATTTGAATGTTCAGTGCCATTCAACAAATTCAGATTGAATCGATGGCAATAGCTTTAAGCAGGTAACGCTTAAATCTGTCTGTGACAGGTCTTTGTCTATGTTGTTAATCTGGTCGGAAGGTTATCCAGATTAAAAACCAAATCATTATTAGATCTGCTCGAGACATGTGACTCACCAATTTCCACCAGAATCACTCGGAGGTCGTTCTGCGTGAGAGCGTCGTAAATGCCGATTTTCTGTTCGTAGATCTGCCGGTTTTGGTCGTGGCGTAAGGGTGATGTCTCCGCTGTGCTCCCACCAGTGGAGGATTGCGAGAGTACGATTATCAGTCTGCGGCACTGGCGTATTGTCGCGGCAACGGCATCGTGAAAGGCTGTAGAATGTccagaaacaaagaaactgaGCTGCCTGCCTGTTATCGTCTTCTGATCGTCTTACAATAACATGCTTTAATCTCTCAAGTGGGTAAGAAAACTTCTACTTTACTAAAAAACAGGTGAGTGTCTGTTCCTGACCTTCACCGGGGCAGTCGTCCCGTCCTCTGATGTACAGGGAGTAGCCATGTTTGGCCTCCAGCTCCTCAGGTAAGATCTGCAGAGCAAAGTTTGCCGCCTCAGCAGAACTCAGGGTGTCGAGATGAAGGAAGCTCACGTAGCCGTCGTAGAGCTTCCCATCTGGCGCTGTAGAGAGAAGAACAGAGTCTCTGTGAAGCTTCTACCATTTGTGAGTTGAATTAAACGTCTGTCTCCTTATGCCTTTTTCTACagttacatttaacatttaagcatttagcagacgcttttatccgaAGTGACTCACAAGAGAGGAATAAACTACGTAGAAGAAGTCCTAGAAAGGACTctcgataggaacagtggactgagtGCCGAAGAGGAGGGGGTGAAAGgtaagagctgggttttcaacagcttcttgaagatagacaggagcgtccctgttctggtagcgctcgcTGGGTTATCCACCATTGCAGAACGACACAGAATTCCAATGTTTTCTAAAAACTGAGAAGTTGCTCAGCTCCTCCCGAACGATCAAACCACCATTGAGCCTCGGTGATGCATTTGAgcggagaggagagagttagaAAAAAAGATGCTTGTACATCGTTTCTGGgttttttggcctgtttctgCACATTAAAAGATAAAGACtccaaaaaatgtgtttttgactgttcacatttcaactTCTGGCTGTTTTGTGGTTAAAGTAAGCAAAGAAAggagtccagatggacattgtCAGGCTTAGATGTGCACAAAACCCAGTTCATATTAATGACAACTAAACACTTCCAGCTAAATAAACTTTGGGTGGGTTCTGTAGAAATGCAGCGCTCAAAGATAAACACTGACCCGGTTCAGAGAAATGTCGACGCAGTTTCCTGTAGGCCAATACGACATTGACTTTGAAGAGATTGACCGCAGCAAAGGTCAGCAAGGCGAGGAAAGTAGTGAGGCAGAAAGCAACACTGATGTAGAAGACAGTGTGGTCacctggagaggagaggaaacactttAACTTCAAACACAAGACATTAAAGACCTAGAAATTGATGCCTGCTCAAGCCTATGATTTCTTAGGAATACATTTGCCGTGTTATAGCGCGGTTAGACAGCCTCTGTGTTACTTTATAAACCACATgttccctgcaccaaactccatagagaaaagcagtgattttacatcacaggcACACAGGACTGCAGACTCCATCAGTCAGATTAACTGAAGTGACATAAAGttacaaaacaaagcagctttAGAACAGCAGTCCCGTGTCTTCAGGAGCTAAAAACGCAcgtttttttctatggactttggtcaCGGCCGAGTCTGCGCTTTACaaactttactttttattgtttacGTCGTTGCTGTGTCTTTAATTCTTATTTTCAATGTGAgcaaacattttttacattacattacatgtcatttagcagacgcttttatccaaagcgacttacaataagtgcatttcaacattttggtgcaaacaagagctagaagtaagtgcttgtcataagtgcgatgtacaagtaagtgttttttttgtcgtcatcgtcttagtcgagttAGAGTCGCATGTGTTTTTAGTCGCcggtggaagatgtggaggctttttGTTTTCCCACATGCAGCAAATTCAGCTTTTACAAGGAAAACTGTTGCCACACGTTTCTCCTCAAGTATTTATAAAGCTGATTCATGACAATCAATTTAGGAGTCCGTATTTATATGCACTCCCCTTTCAATGTGtatctgtaaatatttaaatagtgATGTTTGCTAAGATGTGGGAAATTGGAGTTTCCTCGGAAAAGATCAGTAGATGTAGTCTAATGACCTTCTTGGAGCAGCATTGAGACATTTTTGTTGCAGGTTGAACTCATTATGTGGCAAACAATGGGGACTTTCAGGAACAAAGGAAGGACTTTAGGGATGGACAGCGTGGACTCGTTGAACACCCGGCCTCCTTCTTGAGAACTGAAAGACACAGGACAAAATTAATGAGTCAAATCAGCGAGGTTACGAATGGTTTGGTTGATTTATTGCAACGGGAAACCGGAAACTCACTATTTCCAGGACTCACTGAGCTCCTTGTAGTCATCAATTAATTTCCCATCCACAGTCCAGTACATGAGAATTCGCTGGACCTCACTGAAGCCGATTAAGGCTTTACACTTTAGCTCGACGCTCTTACCTGAAgtgaaaataagaaacaaaGCAGCTATTTACAAATGAAGTTTTAAAAGGACGGTATTTTAAGACACGGTTGTTGGGCTGCTGGTGACAATCCCAGCAGACACAGGGCGTAAAGTGGGCTTCACCCTAACGGAGAGGCGATCAATCCACACAGAGACGGCGTTTTAGGGAACCGGAAATGGTATTTTCCGAAAACCTACTGAAACCATTTGAAAGATCCGCTTTGTGCCGCTTCCGTCTGGACGTGGTCgtacactcacacctacgagGGTCCAACTCCgtgcagaaaagcccttgttctGAGCGCGTCACAAAAACCCAGGTCtgtttgctgcaaggcaacggcgctaaccactacaccaccatgtgaCCCCAAGGCGCATTCATACTCGGAGACGGACAAAGCAAGAATCTTGAAAATAAGCCCCGATAAACAAATTGGGACTGGTTCCATGTTACTCACCCACTTGGACCACGACTTTCTCTTGAGGGTTCACAAGCACCGGCACTGAAAGAATTGTATCTAAAGACGTAATcagagtaaaataaaatgagtcaGTGggatattttatgttttgtgcaGTCTCAAGACCTACAACAGTAAATGTGACCAAAGGTTTCACACAGGTTTTAACAGTCAGAAGTTGTCATAATCCAAATTTGGTCAGATTGTCTAATTTGTGGTTCAATCTGCCTCATATGGCAACAgtccacctactggcaacaggaaatgaagtattcatttatataacaataataataataataatacatcttATATTTTTCATATCTGCGTCAAACCTgacacatttgatttgaattgaagTTCAGGCCAAAAAAGATTGATGTGTAAATACTGAGCAATAGCACCACCTACTGGAAACTGGCAATTTCTTCTGCATTGAATGTAGCTCCAATGATTATGGTTCAATCTGCCTCAAATGTCAAATATGACATATTTGATTAAAATCCAGGCCTAAAGAGTTTGATGTGCTAACACTGACTTGCAGCAACTGCGGCGCCACCTACTGACAACAGGAAatgctgatgtgtttttttcaaatgaagcTAAAGCGTTAATTTAAAGTGACAACACGTACCATTGTTTACAGTTAGATGGAAGCTTCGCGCGGCAGTGTACGTCCTGCCGTCCACGCTGACATCCACTAGGCAGGTATATTTCCCAGAATCCTTATTAGTGAGCGGGGGAAGCCGCGCGTTGCCATTCTCATCCGTGTAGATGACCTTCACGGGGCGACAGTccttcacacagacacatgacaattttcatgtattcatttttgatgaaactgacaaaaaataaataaataaagcaggtatttGCTTCAAACACCAGCAGCAGATTCAACCTGTCACATGTTTCTGATTTGAACAATAGAGGGCAGTGTTGCTGCTTGGTTTTGCTTCACTGTGGGAACTCTCAGTGAACAATTTTTGATGAACATTTGCTGATTTAATTCAGTTTATGATGTTTCTATGTGTATTTTGACCTAATTCAAGCACTATAGTTAATATCTCCATAAATGTGATAATCCTGTAACTTGTGACAAACATTgtaatattttgttgttgttgtctttaatGTTGACATGAAAccttttatacagtatgttataaaGAGTTGACAAATAAACTTGCATTTTTGACTCAAATCTTGACTCAGCTCTATAAACTTAGCTTGAAAGGTGTAATAAATCATATTCACTTACAGATCTGTACCGGAAACCCAAAGACTCGTTTCAGTTGTGTAACCTATACTATACTGCTAAAACTCCAAAGCTACGCAGGGGGACTCATCACCTCCTTTCACcatggccttcaaaataagagcgaTTGACCTCTCCTTACTTATGACTTCCTGTACAAACCTTTTGCCAGAACACTCAGCATTTAGGTAGCTTACAGTGGTTATGCTTGTAAAACATAACACACagttttattatataatttcaGAAGTTATtctcatgaaataaaatacaagttttCTATGTTATCTTACATCTTAACTGTTGTCCAACATTAGCcatgacaggaagtagccacactTTTACACCTGTCGAGAATAAGTCGGGTTTCCAGAACAGATCAGGTCAAAATATGCAAacgatgtggaaaaaaacagcactttttTATATAGATACCTTCATCCATCGTACGTTTGTTGTCTTTTTCAGTCTGAAGATCTCTCTTTGTTTGCAGGGAAGTAGTTCACTGACTCCCCGACGGGCGGTTCTGTTCTCCAGTGGATCAGGACAAGCTCTAGTGGACACCAACACCCTGAACTTCATCGCCAATAATCCAGCCTCGCCTCTGTAGAGCAGGAGATAAAAAGCAACAGAGCTGCTAACCATTTTTACTGGAGTTTTACCCTAATTTCACATCTTCAGAGTCATTGCgatgttaaatgtcttgttgcggggagatttccactaacagacagtagggggcaatgttagtggaaaaccagccttgcaagatcagggccgccgacctggagtcctcagaatcaggaggtctcgcaaAAGTCTTGGGTCATG
This genomic interval from Solea solea chromosome 2, fSolSol10.1, whole genome shotgun sequence contains the following:
- the LOC131476976 gene encoding interleukin-1 receptor-like 2; amino-acid sequence: MSWSTLLCSLSALLCLRFMSMAHSHRVKPDTYHVTVGHLFLLSCPFAPNVTWSRVRRPDVSLPRGVEVRDGLLGFLPVQASHDGTYTCERRGEAGLLAMKFRVLVSTRACPDPLENRTARRGVSELLPCKQREIFRLKKTTNVRWMKDCRPVKVIYTDENGNARLPPLTNKDSGKYTCLVDVSVDGRTYTAARSFHLTVNNDTILSVPVLVNPQEKVVVQVGKSVELKCKALIGFSEVQRILMYWTVDGKLIDDYKELSESWKYSQEGGRVFNESTLSIPKVLPLFLKVPIVCHIMSSTCNKNVSMLLQEGDHTVFYISVAFCLTTFLALLTFAAVNLFKVNVVLAYRKLRRHFSEPAPDGKLYDGYVSFLHLDTLSSAEAANFALQILPEELEAKHGYSLYIRGRDDCPGEAFHDAVAATIRQCRRLIIVLSQSSTGGSTAETSPLRHDQNRQIYEQKIGIYDALTQNDLRVILVEIDGAGDYSRLPESLRYIKRKQGALKWTKDFLGTNKLTKLYSSRRFWNNLRYQMPSVPAGRNHPQQTVLVKTSCVTSE